The Kocuria sp. TGY1127_2 genome includes a window with the following:
- a CDS encoding OsmC family protein — protein MSENTKAQTPREDDPGYRSVEVQRLGKTRYRATNSSGDSVEFGQGEGLMSPVELLLAAIAGCSAVDVDVVTSRRAEPEEFRVVSSGIKYKDDEGGSRLRDVELAFTVKFPESEVGEKAASMVPRLVELARTKDCTVSRTVEHETDVSMRVED, from the coding sequence ATGAGCGAGAATACGAAAGCACAAACTCCCCGTGAGGACGACCCCGGTTACCGTTCCGTCGAGGTGCAGAGGCTCGGCAAGACCCGTTATCGTGCGACCAACTCCTCCGGCGACTCGGTCGAATTCGGACAAGGCGAGGGGCTCATGAGCCCGGTCGAGCTTCTTCTGGCCGCGATCGCCGGGTGCTCAGCGGTGGACGTCGACGTGGTCACCTCCCGCAGGGCGGAGCCCGAGGAATTCCGCGTTGTCTCGAGCGGAATCAAGTACAAGGACGATGAAGGCGGAAGCCGGTTGCGCGACGTCGAGCTGGCTTTCACCGTGAAGTTCCCGGAAAGCGAGGTCGGTGAGAAAGCGGCCTCCATGGTGCCGCGTTTGGTGGAGCTGGCACGCACCAAGGACTGCACCGTTTCCCGAACGGTTGAGCATGAGACGGATGTCAGTATGCGGGTTGAGGACTAG
- the ychF gene encoding redox-regulated ATPase YchF: MALTIGIVGLPNVGKSTLFNALTRSTVVAANYPFATIEPNVGVVNLPDPRLDRLAEIFGSERILPATVSFVDIAGIVKGASEGEGLGNQFLANIREAHAIAQVVRAFDDPDVVHVDGKIDPASDMETINTELILADLQTLENAIPRLEKQVKIKKGDAAQLEAYKEAQKILEAGETIFRGAPGAKLETAYLRELNLLTAKPFIYVFNCDDGVLQSEERQQELRDMVAPAEAVFLDAKLEADIVELDEDEAREMLEMSGQDESGLDKLARTGFHTLGLQTYLTAGPKESRAWTISKGDTAPQAAGVIHTDFERGFIKAEIVSFEDLDSLGSMAEAKSAGKVRMEGKDYVMQDGDVVEFRFNV, translated from the coding sequence GTGGCTTTAACTATCGGAATCGTGGGGCTGCCCAATGTGGGCAAGTCGACCCTCTTCAATGCACTGACCCGCAGCACCGTCGTCGCCGCGAACTACCCGTTCGCGACGATCGAGCCGAATGTTGGCGTGGTGAATCTTCCGGATCCCCGGCTGGATCGTCTCGCCGAGATCTTCGGGTCCGAACGGATTCTGCCCGCGACGGTGTCCTTCGTGGATATCGCTGGAATCGTGAAGGGTGCTTCGGAGGGCGAGGGCCTGGGCAATCAGTTCCTCGCGAATATCCGCGAGGCCCACGCGATCGCGCAGGTTGTACGTGCTTTCGACGACCCGGATGTCGTGCACGTGGATGGCAAGATCGACCCCGCCTCCGATATGGAGACGATCAATACTGAGCTCATCCTGGCCGATCTGCAGACTCTCGAAAACGCGATTCCGCGCCTTGAGAAGCAGGTCAAGATCAAGAAGGGCGACGCCGCCCAGCTCGAGGCGTACAAGGAGGCCCAGAAGATTCTGGAAGCGGGGGAGACGATTTTCCGCGGGGCTCCCGGCGCCAAGCTGGAGACGGCTTACTTGCGTGAGCTGAATCTGTTGACCGCAAAGCCGTTCATCTACGTCTTCAACTGCGACGATGGTGTCCTCCAGTCCGAGGAACGCCAGCAGGAGCTGCGCGATATGGTTGCGCCCGCCGAAGCCGTGTTCCTGGACGCTAAGCTCGAGGCCGATATCGTCGAACTGGACGAGGACGAGGCCCGCGAGATGTTGGAGATGTCCGGGCAGGACGAGTCCGGCCTGGACAAGCTCGCCCGGACCGGTTTCCACACGCTCGGCCTACAAACGTACCTAACCGCCGGTCCAAAGGAATCCCGTGCCTGGACGATCAGCAAGGGCGACACCGCCCCCCAGGCCGCCGGCGTGATCCACACGGACTTCGAGCGCGGCTTCATCAAAGCGGAAATCGTTTCCTTCGAGGACCTGGATTCTTTGGGCTCGATGGCCGAAGCCAAATCCGCCGGCAAGGTCCGGATGGAGGGCAAGGACTACGTGATGCAGGATGGCGACGTGGTGGAGTTCCGTTTCAACGTCTAA
- a CDS encoding TetR family transcriptional regulator, whose amino-acid sequence MPRWKPDAGDRLRRAALDLFSERGYEAVTISDIAERADLTRRSFFRYFPDKREVLFAGSDQIVNALERRLELVSPNSAKAEALHVLNEVGTHLLGDIDAQRRRQAIIASSAELQERDRTKTASIGAAIARSLIRHGDDEADAALIGALCAEAFRSAFNRALTDHTHASFTDHLTRALGTIRWFSTDTTLTDMR is encoded by the coding sequence ATGCCTCGTTGGAAACCCGATGCCGGTGATAGGTTGCGCCGCGCGGCGCTGGATCTGTTCTCCGAGCGCGGCTATGAAGCCGTCACCATCAGCGACATCGCCGAACGTGCAGACCTCACGCGCAGATCGTTCTTCCGCTACTTCCCGGACAAACGTGAAGTGCTCTTCGCTGGCTCCGACCAAATCGTCAACGCGCTCGAGCGTCGACTGGAGCTCGTGTCTCCGAACTCCGCGAAAGCCGAGGCCTTGCACGTGCTCAACGAGGTAGGCACACACCTTCTCGGCGACATCGACGCCCAGCGGCGGAGACAGGCGATCATCGCCTCCAGTGCAGAACTTCAGGAACGCGACCGCACCAAGACGGCAAGCATCGGCGCGGCCATCGCGCGATCACTCATACGACATGGGGACGATGAAGCCGACGCCGCACTGATCGGCGCCCTGTGCGCCGAAGCTTTCCGCTCCGCTTTCAACCGTGCTCTGACAGACCACACGCACGCGAGCTTCACGGATCACCTCACAAGAGCGCTCGGCACCATCAGGTGGTTCTCTACCGACACCACGTTGACAGACATGCGGTAG
- a CDS encoding KR domain-containing protein, translating into MSGKISEEIWILGATGRVGRALAARLVQDGGRSVVLVGRSEARLQRVRAGVGGNARMRVLEGTDAIVEAVRHDRPQMVVNLLGSYTETATVIARACMPGGAYIDLANDLTALRALLEMGDEANDAASTLITGAGFGVVGTEAVVARLCQGRPTPEAVRVDALASFASERGVLGEAFAHTSVEVLSTGGLSYREGRLAPVRLGSNLQRHALPDGTTVASAAVPSGELLAARNVSAAPNVDFTSALAPTSPVLRSFLPLVGRLVKLPAVRRLMIRLMAASKTKDAPAPRPHTWGHAVITWPEGARRQGWLRADDAMDYTVAILAAIVARMASGDKPHGAFTPAAAFGPAIAAEAGGVFIDE; encoded by the coding sequence ATGAGTGGGAAGATCAGCGAAGAGATCTGGATCCTCGGCGCGACAGGGCGAGTTGGTCGCGCTCTGGCGGCGCGTTTGGTGCAAGACGGTGGGCGCAGCGTAGTCCTTGTGGGGCGGAGTGAGGCCCGATTGCAACGGGTGCGGGCCGGGGTAGGGGGCAATGCGAGGATGCGGGTCCTTGAGGGCACCGACGCGATCGTTGAGGCTGTGCGGCACGACCGCCCGCAAATGGTAGTTAATCTGCTCGGTTCGTATACGGAGACCGCGACCGTCATCGCGCGTGCGTGCATGCCAGGCGGCGCTTATATCGACCTGGCCAACGATCTGACCGCCTTGCGTGCCCTCCTCGAGATGGGCGACGAGGCGAACGATGCCGCAAGTACGCTGATCACGGGTGCCGGGTTCGGTGTCGTCGGAACAGAGGCTGTCGTTGCCCGCCTCTGTCAGGGGCGGCCCACTCCGGAAGCCGTGCGGGTTGACGCGCTGGCTTCGTTTGCCTCCGAGCGCGGCGTGCTCGGTGAGGCGTTCGCGCACACCTCCGTGGAAGTACTCAGTACCGGTGGACTGAGCTACCGCGAAGGCAGGCTCGCCCCTGTCCGGCTCGGGTCAAACCTGCAGCGGCACGCGCTGCCGGATGGGACCACCGTGGCCTCTGCTGCGGTGCCCTCGGGGGAATTGCTCGCCGCCCGCAACGTCAGTGCAGCGCCGAACGTTGATTTCACCTCCGCTCTCGCCCCGACCTCACCTGTGCTGCGGTCATTCCTGCCGTTGGTTGGCCGCCTGGTCAAGCTCCCGGCGGTACGGAGGCTCATGATCCGGTTGATGGCCGCATCCAAGACAAAGGATGCTCCGGCCCCGCGACCGCACACTTGGGGGCACGCTGTCATCACCTGGCCGGAGGGCGCGCGACGGCAAGGTTGGCTACGCGCCGACGATGCCATGGACTACACCGTCGCCATCCTGGCGGCGATCGTTGCCAGGATGGCTTCTGGAGATAAGCCTCATGGAGCGTTCACACCTGCAGCAGCCTTCGGTCCCGCGATAGCAGCGGAGGCTGGCGGAGTGTTTATTGATGAGTAA
- a CDS encoding VOC family protein — MQLAATRIITDNVDALVAFYETTTGITANRLHPMFAELRTPTGTLAIASTATVPLLGDNAAEARANRSITLDFLVDDVDATYARLQDLVEVFVNQPTDMPWGNRSLLVRDPDGNLINFFTPIGKASRSRFATDAQE; from the coding sequence ATGCAATTGGCAGCCACCCGCATCATCACCGACAACGTCGACGCGCTCGTAGCGTTCTACGAAACAACCACTGGAATCACCGCCAACCGGCTTCACCCGATGTTTGCTGAGCTCCGCACTCCGACCGGCACGCTGGCCATCGCCAGCACTGCCACGGTTCCGCTACTCGGGGACAATGCCGCCGAGGCTCGCGCGAACCGCAGCATCACCTTGGACTTCCTTGTCGACGATGTCGATGCGACCTACGCGAGACTTCAGGATCTTGTCGAAGTATTCGTCAATCAACCCACGGACATGCCCTGGGGAAATCGTTCCCTGCTCGTCAGGGATCCCGACGGGAACCTGATCAACTTCTTCACACCGATCGGCAAGGCATCCCGCTCCCGATTCGCGACCGACGCTCAGGAGTAG
- a CDS encoding YafY family protein, with product MVGPTARALHMLELLQSAQLRTVSELAERLDVDERTIRRDAARLYDLGVPVETLRGRYGGYRLAPGQRVLPLMFSREEVVAVFLGLANAQAASREPGIAAQTALSKIKRAMPTADAKRIDMLLGVMTGSSQYGGAAPDPAVMLTLAEAVNHRDVLDLRYLSAKGGLSWRTIHPYALVAHSDRWYLLAFDTDRQDERTFRVDRIRSVRSIGGTFALPRPHETEGHLLESFANADYRWHVVLRIRQTADRIRAHLPLSVARLEGLDRTADQGCEDAPSWYRAEIHAENLDWLPSVIAALDCEVVIDRPNELRDRVRATATRMLHTADDILD from the coding sequence ATGGTCGGTCCCACCGCGCGAGCCTTGCACATGCTCGAACTACTGCAATCCGCGCAACTGCGCACTGTTTCCGAGCTGGCAGAACGCCTCGACGTCGACGAACGGACGATTCGCAGAGATGCGGCGCGTCTGTACGATCTGGGAGTGCCGGTCGAAACTCTACGAGGGCGGTACGGCGGATATCGGCTCGCACCCGGCCAACGCGTCCTCCCGCTTATGTTCAGCAGAGAAGAAGTGGTCGCGGTCTTCCTCGGACTTGCCAATGCGCAGGCAGCATCACGTGAACCCGGGATTGCCGCGCAGACTGCCCTATCCAAGATCAAACGAGCGATGCCGACCGCTGATGCGAAGCGGATCGACATGCTGCTCGGAGTGATGACGGGTTCGTCCCAGTATGGGGGAGCGGCACCCGACCCAGCCGTGATGCTGACTCTGGCGGAGGCCGTGAACCATCGAGACGTCCTCGACCTGCGCTATCTCAGCGCCAAAGGGGGCCTGTCGTGGCGCACGATTCACCCTTATGCCCTGGTCGCGCACTCAGATCGCTGGTATCTCCTCGCATTCGACACGGACAGGCAGGATGAACGTACATTCCGGGTAGACCGTATCCGGTCGGTCCGCTCAATTGGTGGAACCTTCGCATTGCCGCGGCCGCACGAGACAGAAGGTCACCTCCTCGAGTCCTTTGCCAATGCGGACTACCGGTGGCACGTCGTGCTGCGCATTCGCCAGACAGCGGATCGCATCCGGGCACATCTGCCGCTCAGCGTCGCCCGACTCGAGGGGCTGGACCGTACGGCGGACCAAGGATGCGAAGACGCACCGTCTTGGTATCGAGCCGAGATCCATGCCGAGAACCTCGACTGGCTACCGTCCGTCATCGCGGCACTCGACTGTGAGGTGGTGATCGATCGTCCCAATGAACTCCGAGACCGGGTGAGGGCCACGGCGACGAGGATGCTGCACACGGCCGATGACATCTTAGATTGA
- a CDS encoding GDSL-type esterase/lipase family protein, translating to MSEKRTFVSLGSSFAAGPTIEPVADPDAMRSKRNYAHIAAEVMGVNLIDLTVSGATTSTILEESHRTGTGATFAPQIQGVPANADIVTVTAGGNDLHFLGSMLYTAWSMKAPNSPLTQMMGQELATGIPSPTEHSIEAVVSGLTRIVSAVRDRARSPRILLVDYLTIIPADARARASLPFTPKQTESFADIQAALAAAFRLAAERSGAELLAASELSRDHGLGTKEPWIFGFKSEVESTSGSYHPNEDGMLAVAHEIVRHLTV from the coding sequence ATGTCCGAAAAACGCACCTTTGTATCACTGGGAAGCTCATTTGCAGCGGGTCCAACCATCGAGCCAGTCGCCGACCCTGATGCGATGCGGTCGAAACGCAATTACGCGCATATCGCCGCTGAAGTTATGGGTGTCAATTTGATCGATCTCACGGTATCTGGAGCAACCACCTCTACCATCCTTGAGGAATCACACCGTACAGGCACTGGCGCCACGTTTGCCCCTCAAATCCAGGGAGTCCCAGCGAATGCGGACATCGTGACCGTTACCGCGGGAGGCAACGACCTCCACTTCCTCGGATCCATGCTCTACACTGCCTGGTCCATGAAAGCCCCCAACAGCCCCCTCACGCAGATGATGGGCCAGGAGTTGGCAACCGGGATTCCCTCACCGACCGAACATTCCATCGAAGCAGTGGTGAGCGGACTGACACGTATCGTTTCGGCAGTCCGGGACCGAGCGCGAAGCCCCCGGATTCTGCTGGTCGACTATCTGACCATCATCCCCGCGGATGCCAGAGCACGAGCCTCGCTGCCTTTCACTCCTAAACAGACGGAGTCTTTCGCGGATATACAGGCAGCCCTGGCTGCTGCTTTCCGTTTGGCGGCTGAGAGGTCAGGCGCAGAGCTGCTGGCGGCGTCGGAATTGAGTCGGGATCATGGTCTTGGCACCAAAGAGCCTTGGATATTCGGGTTCAAGTCCGAAGTAGAATCTACTTCCGGGTCGTACCACCCGAATGAGGATGGGATGCTTGCTGTCGCCCACGAGATAGTCCGTCATCTCACTGTTTGA
- a CDS encoding alpha/beta hydrolase fold domain-containing protein encodes MTDPSYPVPSTISPQAQRWLGFRNPATQFPERGDTEGWINLVEQSNEYIARQFLGHELPVSIDTLTVDEVTVYVARPGGVGEKPDELIYLNFHGGGLFMGGGDACRAMTAVAALSSNQVTWGVDYRMPPIDPYPAALDDATTVYQRLLESHDPRRIIVGGGSAGGNLAAALALRAKNESLPLPAALILNTPEIDLTESGDTFTVLDGVDNVLSSLATVNDLYADGADLTDPYLSPIFGDLTGFPPTFLQSGTRDLFLSNTVRMHRKLLAVGVEAELHVFEAMPHGGFGGQSPEDEDHAAAQRAFIAKHTR; translated from the coding sequence ATGACCGATCCCTCATATCCGGTGCCCTCTACCATCAGCCCACAGGCTCAGCGGTGGCTCGGATTTCGCAATCCGGCCACGCAGTTTCCCGAACGCGGCGACACCGAAGGGTGGATAAATCTTGTAGAACAGAGCAACGAATATATCGCCCGGCAGTTCCTCGGTCACGAACTCCCCGTCTCAATCGACACTCTGACAGTTGACGAGGTAACCGTTTATGTTGCCAGGCCAGGCGGCGTTGGTGAGAAGCCGGACGAGTTAATCTATCTCAACTTCCACGGAGGCGGTCTGTTCATGGGTGGCGGAGACGCATGCCGCGCGATGACTGCGGTGGCCGCGCTCTCCTCCAACCAGGTCACATGGGGCGTTGATTATCGAATGCCACCCATAGACCCCTACCCGGCGGCCCTCGACGACGCGACAACCGTTTATCAGCGTCTCTTGGAATCGCATGATCCGAGAAGAATCATCGTCGGCGGAGGTTCTGCCGGGGGAAATCTCGCCGCTGCCCTTGCGCTACGGGCCAAGAACGAAAGTCTACCGCTGCCTGCTGCACTCATTCTCAATACCCCGGAAATCGACTTGACCGAGTCTGGTGATACTTTCACCGTTCTCGATGGAGTCGACAATGTCCTCAGCAGCCTTGCAACGGTGAACGATCTCTATGCCGATGGCGCGGACCTCACTGATCCGTATCTGTCGCCGATCTTCGGCGACCTCACAGGGTTTCCTCCGACGTTTCTCCAAAGCGGTACGCGAGATCTCTTCCTCTCGAACACGGTACGCATGCATCGCAAACTTCTCGCGGTAGGGGTTGAAGCCGAGCTCCATGTATTCGAAGCGATGCCGCACGGAGGGTTCGGGGGCCAAAGCCCCGAGGATGAGGACCACGCAGCCGCGCAACGAGCCTTCATCGCCAAACACACACGCTGA
- a CDS encoding SDR family oxidoreductase, translating to MPEKQVVVIIGVGAMGEAIARRQGAGSQIVLADFDEDLATGKTEALRADGFDAIGAAVDVSARESVRALADKARALGPITQVVHTAGLSPVQAPVDAILRVDLLGVAIVLEEFSTVISAGGAGVIISSMAGHMKSPMSPEVEFALATAPADELLALPFLSADSVGDTGAAYGLAKRANQLRVQAASRSWGAQGARINSISPGIISTAMGQLELSGENGQAMLAMIGVSGTGRIGTPSDIADAAAFLLSRNASFVTGTDLLVDGGVVGAVRTDPNFTSSLT from the coding sequence ATGCCTGAGAAACAAGTTGTGGTCATCATTGGTGTGGGCGCGATGGGTGAAGCCATCGCCCGTCGACAAGGCGCAGGTAGTCAGATCGTACTGGCTGATTTCGACGAGGATCTTGCCACCGGCAAAACCGAAGCTCTGCGCGCTGACGGGTTCGATGCGATAGGAGCCGCGGTCGATGTATCGGCCCGCGAGTCTGTGCGGGCCTTGGCGGACAAGGCTCGAGCACTGGGGCCAATTACCCAGGTGGTTCATACTGCGGGCCTGTCACCAGTTCAGGCGCCGGTTGATGCGATCCTGCGTGTTGATCTATTGGGGGTCGCAATCGTTCTCGAAGAGTTCTCCACTGTTATCAGTGCTGGAGGCGCCGGAGTCATTATTTCCAGCATGGCCGGTCATATGAAGTCGCCGATGTCGCCCGAAGTTGAATTTGCGTTGGCGACTGCCCCGGCAGATGAACTTTTGGCACTTCCGTTCCTTTCTGCCGACTCAGTCGGGGACACGGGCGCCGCTTATGGTTTGGCCAAGAGGGCGAATCAACTCCGCGTTCAGGCAGCCAGCCGCTCGTGGGGTGCCCAGGGCGCACGGATCAACTCCATCAGTCCGGGAATTATCTCCACTGCCATGGGGCAGTTAGAGCTCTCAGGAGAAAATGGACAGGCAATGCTGGCCATGATCGGCGTTTCCGGGACCGGCCGAATCGGCACGCCTTCAGATATTGCCGATGCCGCTGCATTTCTTCTCAGCCGAAATGCATCCTTCGTCACCGGCACTGACCTGCTTGTCGATGGTGGAGTGGTCGGGGCCGTACGCACAGATCCAAATTTCACCAGCTCACTTACCTGA
- a CDS encoding TetR/AcrR family transcriptional regulator codes for MANGRPGRARSEKSRLAILEATRDELVARGYDKFSIDRVSAMAGVGKQTIYRWYPTKSALVAEGILHGNLSPTIPVAHSDDIRRDITAWMSDFAHATANPDNAALLRATTSATAENAAVAAQYEDQVTRKTRAALVSRFQDAIKVGQVREEAPVHAAVEALLGAVLIRVLTRQEVDQAVVNELIDVVFIGLGVVRER; via the coding sequence ATGGCAAATGGACGACCGGGCCGTGCTCGTAGCGAGAAGTCTAGACTGGCCATCCTTGAAGCAACGCGTGACGAGCTTGTTGCGCGCGGATACGACAAATTTTCTATCGACCGGGTTTCAGCGATGGCGGGGGTCGGTAAACAGACAATCTATCGTTGGTACCCCACAAAGAGTGCGCTCGTCGCAGAAGGCATCCTCCACGGCAATCTCTCACCGACCATACCGGTTGCTCATTCAGACGACATCCGGAGGGATATCACCGCCTGGATGAGCGATTTCGCTCACGCAACAGCCAACCCGGACAACGCTGCACTGCTTCGGGCCACCACTTCCGCGACTGCCGAGAACGCCGCGGTCGCTGCACAATACGAGGACCAGGTCACGCGAAAAACGCGTGCAGCCCTTGTCTCTCGCTTCCAAGACGCGATCAAAGTCGGGCAGGTGCGGGAAGAGGCGCCAGTTCACGCTGCCGTGGAGGCGCTACTTGGTGCTGTGCTGATTCGAGTACTTACGCGCCAGGAAGTTGACCAGGCGGTCGTCAATGAACTTATCGATGTCGTGTTCATTGGTTTGGGTGTCGTTCGGGAGCGGTAA
- a CDS encoding YdeI family protein, producing MTSSSTDSPLVVAGTNAWREWLEVNDDHSDGVWLMLAKKGTTSPTSLTYQEALEEALCSGWIDGQRKAFDEYVFLQRFTPRRTGSVWSQRNVAVVARLVSEGRLRPRGIDEIERAKADGRWERAYPGSAAVEVPVELTEALAAEPAAQIAFAALSRSERYSALHPILTAPNEALRAKRVNRLLMRLKTRRADD from the coding sequence ATGACCTCATCCTCCACCGACTCGCCCCTTGTCGTCGCCGGAACCAACGCCTGGCGGGAATGGCTGGAAGTCAACGACGACCATTCCGACGGCGTCTGGCTCATGCTCGCGAAGAAAGGCACGACTTCACCGACCTCCCTGACGTACCAGGAAGCGCTCGAAGAAGCTCTGTGCAGCGGATGGATCGACGGGCAGCGCAAAGCATTCGACGAATATGTCTTTCTGCAACGCTTCACGCCACGACGGACCGGATCAGTGTGGTCACAGCGGAACGTCGCCGTCGTGGCCCGTCTCGTCTCAGAAGGTCGCTTGCGGCCACGCGGAATCGACGAGATAGAACGTGCCAAAGCCGATGGGCGTTGGGAACGCGCCTATCCTGGTTCGGCCGCGGTCGAGGTCCCGGTGGAGCTGACCGAGGCGCTCGCCGCGGAGCCTGCGGCCCAAATTGCTTTCGCCGCACTCAGCCGCTCCGAGCGCTACAGCGCTCTCCACCCCATTTTGACCGCTCCGAATGAGGCATTGCGTGCCAAGAGGGTGAACCGACTCCTGATGCGATTGAAGACCCGTCGAGCGGACGATTGA
- a CDS encoding TetR/AcrR family transcriptional regulator, whose product MTERSGTGTRERLISAAADLITASPGEEVSLRAVCDAAGVKMPTLYHFFGSKQGLIDAVIEHGFDLYLGGKASMEPSGDPIQDIRSGWDAHVDFGLANPGFYTLMYGTVSPGHSPAPQSRASDILRGLTTRAAEQNRLVVSPEQAAAHVLVANTGVTLRQIVLAKADPELSEAVREGVIAAITGADPRKDDPLAAAIEIAAASPETLGKAETQLLIEWLTALGRGRPR is encoded by the coding sequence ATGACAGAGCGTTCCGGAACCGGCACCAGAGAAAGGCTCATCTCGGCGGCTGCAGACCTCATTACTGCATCCCCCGGCGAAGAAGTCTCCCTGCGCGCCGTATGCGATGCTGCCGGGGTCAAAATGCCGACCCTTTATCACTTTTTCGGATCCAAACAGGGGCTCATTGACGCGGTCATAGAGCACGGCTTCGATCTCTACCTGGGCGGGAAGGCATCTATGGAACCCTCCGGTGACCCGATTCAGGACATTCGGTCGGGGTGGGATGCTCACGTCGATTTCGGACTCGCCAACCCTGGTTTCTACACTTTGATGTACGGAACCGTGAGCCCAGGGCATTCGCCGGCACCTCAGTCACGGGCGAGCGATATCCTGCGTGGGCTCACCACCCGAGCGGCCGAACAGAATCGCCTCGTCGTCTCCCCCGAGCAAGCCGCCGCACACGTTCTCGTGGCCAACACCGGCGTGACTCTCCGACAAATAGTCCTCGCGAAAGCCGATCCGGAGCTCTCCGAGGCAGTACGCGAAGGAGTTATCGCCGCAATCACCGGAGCTGATCCCCGGAAAGACGACCCGCTCGCCGCGGCCATCGAGATCGCGGCGGCCAGCCCAGAAACCCTGGGGAAGGCGGAAACCCAGTTGTTGATCGAGTGGCTGACCGCCCTCGGTCGAGGCCGCCCCCGCTGA
- a CDS encoding SDR family oxidoreductase, with the protein MTDHTLMCKNVLIAGGAKNLGGLVARQAADAGANVAIHYNSDSSRTKAEQTLAAVRSAGVKAEIIQGDLTVPANITRLVSEAEAAIGTIDVAVNTVGKVLRKPIAETTEVEYDSMFDTNAKAAYFFIQEAGKRLADGGKIITIVTALLAALTDGYSTYAGGKSPVEHSTRAAAKEFADRGISVTAVAPGPMNTPFFYGQETPERVEFHKSQAMGNHLTQIEDIAPIVRFLASEGWWITVQTIFANGGYTTR; encoded by the coding sequence ATGACTGATCACACCCTGATGTGCAAGAACGTCCTCATCGCCGGAGGCGCCAAGAATCTCGGCGGACTAGTCGCACGGCAGGCTGCTGACGCCGGCGCAAACGTTGCGATCCACTACAACTCCGATTCCAGTCGCACCAAGGCCGAACAGACCCTGGCGGCGGTCCGATCCGCAGGGGTCAAAGCCGAAATCATTCAGGGCGACCTGACTGTTCCGGCGAACATCACGCGTCTCGTCTCGGAAGCAGAGGCCGCGATCGGCACGATCGACGTAGCGGTGAACACGGTGGGAAAGGTCCTCCGCAAGCCCATCGCTGAGACGACCGAGGTCGAATACGATTCGATGTTCGACACCAACGCCAAAGCGGCATATTTCTTCATCCAGGAGGCCGGCAAGAGACTCGCTGATGGCGGAAAGATCATCACGATTGTGACCGCACTCCTCGCTGCATTGACGGATGGTTACTCCACGTATGCCGGCGGCAAATCGCCCGTCGAGCACTCCACCCGGGCGGCCGCCAAGGAGTTTGCCGACCGCGGAATTTCGGTGACGGCGGTCGCGCCCGGCCCCATGAATACGCCGTTCTTTTACGGGCAGGAGACCCCGGAGCGCGTCGAGTTCCACAAATCCCAAGCCATGGGAAACCACCTGACCCAGATCGAAGACATTGCACCCATCGTCCGTTTCTTGGCGTCGGAGGGTTGGTGGATTACGGTCCAGACCATCTTCGCCAACGGAGGTTATACAACTCGCTGA
- a CDS encoding mismatch-specific DNA-glycosylase, whose product MTSALPENWEPWRSRSHLGDRRPTRKETAHAVSSGNGREDVLPYPRDEQNTGLVRILIIGINPSPWTAAVNAPFARPGNRFWASLEAAGILDRRIDASRGLSPADERILAERGLGITNLVSRPSARADELSRSELRDGGSQLVERIRVIRPQAVAVVGITAFRDAFAAPRTIMGLQRTGALADWPDDVQLWVLPNPSGLNAHENIESLAQKWREVWEATVPPAVPPATDTV is encoded by the coding sequence ATGACCTCAGCCTTGCCGGAGAATTGGGAACCGTGGCGTAGCCGGTCGCATCTGGGCGACCGGCGCCCCACCCGCAAGGAGACCGCACACGCCGTCAGCTCGGGGAATGGACGCGAAGACGTGCTCCCTTATCCTCGGGACGAGCAGAACACGGGGCTCGTTCGGATACTCATCATTGGGATCAACCCGAGTCCGTGGACGGCCGCCGTCAATGCCCCGTTCGCGCGACCGGGAAACCGATTCTGGGCCTCACTCGAAGCCGCCGGAATACTGGATCGTCGCATCGACGCCTCCCGAGGTCTTTCCCCCGCGGATGAGAGGATACTCGCCGAACGAGGCCTCGGAATCACCAACCTCGTCTCCCGCCCTTCCGCACGCGCAGACGAGCTTTCACGCTCCGAATTGCGTGACGGCGGATCCCAGCTGGTCGAGCGCATACGCGTCATCAGGCCACAGGCTGTGGCCGTGGTAGGAATTACGGCATTCCGCGATGCGTTCGCAGCTCCGCGAACGATTATGGGGCTTCAGCGTACAGGCGCCTTGGCCGACTGGCCGGACGACGTCCAGTTGTGGGTGCTACCCAATCCTTCCGGGCTGAACGCGCACGAGAACATCGAATCCCTTGCCCAGAAATGGCGCGAGGTGTGGGAAGCCACGGTTCCACCGGCTGTGCCGCCGGCGACCGACACCGTCTAA